A window of the Dermacentor variabilis isolate Ectoservices unplaced genomic scaffold, ASM5094787v1 scaffold_12, whole genome shotgun sequence genome harbors these coding sequences:
- the CycJ gene encoding cyclin J isoform X1 codes for MTFVERWWLTDYTAEIYVYLRQRERQRMTYKCQSPQLSYRRSLVTFISDICGRMDFCVLVKHLSVHLLDFYMDSHNVGAEQLQLLALGCIVIAAKAEEKDCRNPHISEISKLMGNTYSPRDIGQVERAVLEFFQWEVHHPTVAHFLDYFAVFAIFPTDVPFHARMSEEVGDLRVSMRHYLNYFLEASLKDYSFIQMPASMVAAACIVCSRACLCLTPIWSLTLEKVSDYTLEQLAMCTNHLLTAKDRDDAESGAPTERPEEASEDLDAVGFPYHHGILAAEDAESRREDRRAAQWPLHSSQYES; via the exons ATGACGTTTGTTGAAAGGTGGTGGCTCACAGACTACACAGCAGAAATATATGTGTACTTGCGCCAGCGGGAGCGGCAACGGATGACCTATAAATGTCAGTCACCTCAGCTCAGCTACCGGAGATCACTTGTGACCTTCATCAGTGACATCTGCGGCCGCATGGACTTCTGTGTCCTGGTCAAGCATCTCTCTGTGCACCTTTTGGATTTCTACATGGATAGCCACAATGTTGGCGCAGAGCAGCTACAGCTTCTTGCTTTGGGCTGTATTGTAATTGCAG CCAAAGCTGAAGAAAAGGACTGTCGCAATCCTCACATCAGTGAGATCAGCAAGCTAATGGGTAATACCTACAGCCCAAGGGACATTGGACAAGTCGAGCGGGCCGTGCTGGAGTTCTTTCAGTGGGAGGTGCATCATCCGACAGTGGCccacttcttggactactttgcAGTCTTTGCAATATTTCCCACAGATGTACCATTTCATGCTAGAATGTCAGAAGAGGTGGGAGATCTTCGTGTTTCTATGAGGCATTACCTGAACTACTTTCTTGAAGCATCTCTCAAGG ACTACAGCTTCATCCAGATGCCTGCATCCATGGTGGCCGCTGCATGCATTGTGTGCTCTCGCGCATGCCTCTGCCTCACTCCAATTTGGTCGCTGACACTGGAGAAAGTCAGCGACTACACCCTGGAGCAACTTGCTATGTGCACCAACCACTTGCTGAC GGCAAAGGACAGAGACGATGCTGAAAGCGGTGCTCCAACAGAAAGGCCAGAAGAGGCCAGTGAGGATTTGGATGCCGTAGGCTTTCCATACCACCACGGCATCCTGGCTGCAGAGGATGCAGAATCCAGACGTGAAGACCGCAGGGCAGCCCAGTGGCCTCTTCATAGCAGCCAGTACGAGTCCTGA